The Physeter macrocephalus isolate SW-GA chromosome 13, ASM283717v5, whole genome shotgun sequence genome window below encodes:
- the LOC102995943 gene encoding LOW QUALITY PROTEIN: myb/SANT-like DNA-binding domain-containing protein 7 (The sequence of the model RefSeq protein was modified relative to this genomic sequence to represent the inferred CDS: deleted 1 base in 1 codon; substituted 2 bases at 2 genomic stop codons) produces the protein MATSNRSAGIRWSRQETRMLLSILGEAQYIQRLQTVHHNVEVYQAVSKWMQQEGFCHTERQCRSKFKVLKALHLKAYVAHATSMGDPLHCPFYDTLDHLLRNQIVTDADNLMEEAAWAQQCDQNLVVPDIPGEEGNSILGAKWTQAADHQLILKTVKESDEDGQLRISDQMRETSDLEDSWDESSGAGCSQGTPSYSSSHHLFRGAADPCQSSPMIRLGVSGEPSPXTSSGRNTSGVTSAQRPPVSSSRVPFVSGGDGPFTSEPPPRWARXRRWSVARTIAAKLAENRRLARELSKWEEEKLDQLIATGKEASAQQDPANELRRDAVVMVRRSATAVEEATNAFQLGLEKFLQRLISNTKVS, from the exons ATGGCCACTTCCAATAGGAGTGCGGGCATCCGGTGGTCTAGACAGGAGACACGGATGCTTCTCTCCATACTAGGTGAGGCACAGTACATTCAGCGCCTCCAGACTGTACATCACAATGTAGAGGTCTACCAGGCTGTGTCTAAGTGGATGCAGCAGGAAGGCTTCTGCCACACTGAGCGTCAGTGCCGCTCCAAGTTCAAAGTCCTGAAGGCATTACATTTAAAGGCCTATGTGGCCCATGCCACAAGTATGGGTGATCCACTACACTGTCCCTTTTAT GATACGTTGGATCACCTTCTCCGAAATCAGATAGTGACTGATGCAGACAACTTAATGGAGGAGGCTGCTTGGGCCCAGCAATGTGATCAGAACTTGGTGGTCCCTGACATCCCAGGGGAAGAGGGAAACAGCATTCTGGGAGCAAAATGGACTCAGGCAGCAGATCATCAGCTTATCTTGAAAACAGTTAAGGAATCAGATGAGGATGGTCAGCTGAGGATCAGTGACCAGATGCGAGAAACCAGCGACCTTGAGGACTCCTGGGATGAATCCTCGGGTGCAGGGTGCTCTCAAGGAACCCCCAGCTACAGCAGCTCCCACCACCTTTTCAGAGGTGCAGCTGATCCCTGTCAGAGCAGCCCCATGATCAGACTGGGAGTGTCTGGTGAGCCCAGCCCCTGAACCAGCTCTGGCCGAAACACTTCCGGGGTGACCTCGGCACAGCGGCCTCCAGTCTCCTCCTCCAGAGTTCCTTTTGTTTCTGGTGGGGATGGGCCTTTTACCAGTGAGCCCCCTCCCAGGTGGGCAAGGTGAAGAAGGTGGTCAGTGGCCAGGACTATTGCAGCCAAGTTGGCAGAAAACAGGAGATTGGCACGAGAACTTTCAAAGTGGGAGGAAGAAAAATTGGACCAGCTGATTGCCACTGGCAAGGAGGCCAGTGCTCAGCAGGACCCTGCCAATGAGCTGCGCAGGGATGCTGTGGTCATGGTAAGACGCTCGGCCACAGCGGTAGAAGAGGCAACAAATGCTTTTCAGCTAGGGCTTGAAAAGTTTCTTCAGAGGTTAATTTCAAACACAAAAGTTAGCTGA